From the Micromonospora echinospora genome, the window CACGGCCGGGTCTTCGTCACCACCACCATCGCCCTCCTGCTGGCGGCGGTGGCCCTGCACGAGGGCGCGATCTGCGTGGTGCTGGCCGCGCCCCTGGTCTACGCGGTGGCACACGGCGCGATGGCTCTGATCAACCTGGTCCGGCGCTCGTCCCGCACCTACTCCGTGATCCTGGTGCCGCTGCTGCTCGTGCCCGGCCTGGAGGGCAGCGGGATCGGGCCGAGGATCGCCCCGGAGCAGTCGATCGAGGTGGTCCGAGTGGTGGCGCTCCCCGCCGACGTGGTGGCCGCCGGCCTGGCGGCCGGTCCCCGCCCCGCCCCGGTCCGGTCACCGGCGTTGCGGCTGCTGGGAGTGCCCGTCCCCGGGCACGTCACCGGAGCCGGCCTCGACCCGGGCGACCGGTGGACGTTCGGCTACCACGGCAGCGCGCACGGGCCGGGCGGTCACCTCGTCGCCGAGGTCGCGACCACCGCACCGGGACACCTGACCTTCCGCTTCGTCGAAGACACCTCCATCACCGGACGCTGGTTCACCTGGCAGCGGGCCGACCTGCGCTGGCAGGCGGTGGACGCCGGCCACACCGAGGTCCGGCTCACCGTCGCCTACCGGCGGGGGCTCGACCCGTCCTGGTACTTCGGGCCGCTCCAGGACGTCCTGCTCGACCAGGGCGGCGGGCACCTGCTCGACATGCTGGCGCTGCGGTGACCACCGCCCGGTACCTCTGCCTGGCTCTGCCCCTGCTGGCGGTGCTGGCCGCCGCCCGGTGGGACCGGGACCGCACCGCCCGCGCGGCGGCGCTGCTGGCCTTCGTGGCCGCCGTCGTCGGCGTCGCCGCTCTGCACGAGCTGTCCCGGACGACCGGCTGGTACGCCTTCGCACCGGTGGACGGGGCGTACCGGGGGCTACCGGTGGACCTCTGGATCGGCTGGGCGGCGCTCTGGGGGCCGCTCCCGGTGCTCCTGCGCCGGGTGCTGCCGCTGCCGGTCGCCCTCGGCCTGCTGGGCTGGCTGGACGTGGTGACCATGCCCGCCCTGGACCCGCTGCTGCGCCTCGGGCCGGACTGGCTGGTCGGGGAGGCGGTCGGGCTGCTCGGTGTGGCGTTGCCGGCACAGTTGCTCGGCCGGTGGAGCGCCGACCGGCGACACCTGTCCGCCCGGGTGCTGCTCCAGCTCGGGCTCTTCGGCGTCCTGCTGCTGTGGCTCCTGCCCACCCTGGCCCTCACCCTCGGCGGCGGTTCCTGGGCGCGGCTCGCCGGGCTGCCGGCGTCCCGGCTGGTCCTCGTCGCGCAGGTGGCCCTGCTGCTCGCCACGCCGGCGTTGGCGGCGGTACGTGAGTTCGCGGTCCGGGGCGGCGGGACACCGTACCCGTGGGACCCGCCGGGCCGGTTCGTCACCACCGGCCCGTACGCCTATCTCGCCAACCCGATGCAGGTCGGCGCGGTGGCCCTGATGATGCTCACCGCGCTGGTCACGGGCAGTGCCGCGCTGGCGGTGGGAGCGGCGTTGGCGGTGGCCTTCAGCGCCGCGGTGGCGGGCCCGCACGAGGACCACGACCTCGACGGCCGGTACGGAGAGCGCTGGCGGGACCACCGTCGTCGGGTCCGGCCCTGGTGGCCCCGGTGGCGGCCGTACCTTCCCGGGGAACCTGCGGTGCTCTGGCTGGACGACGACTGCGGACCGTGCGCGGCGGTCCGGCGGTTCCTCGAACGCCGTCGCCCGGTGAACCTCACGATCCTGCCTGCCGCGCGGCATCCGGCGGGGGTGCTGTGGCGGGCCGGGTACACGGGTGGCGACGGTCACCGGGAACGGGGGGTGGCCGCCGTCGCCCGCGCACTCGAGCACCTGCACCTCGGCTGGGCCTGGCTGGGTTGGCTCATGCGGCTACCCGGGATCGCCTGGCTGGCGCAGCTCGTGACCGATGCGATGATCGCACCGCCCCACCCGTGCCGACCGCCAGGAGAGCGATGTCCGACACCAAGCGCCGCCTCGTCGACGGGACGATGACGGCCATCCGCCAGCACGGCATCGCCGGAGTCTCCGCGCGCACCATCGCCGCCGCGGCCGGAGTGAACCAGGCGCTGGTGTTCTACCACTTCGGCAGCGTGGACGAGCTGCTGTCGGCGGCCTGCCGGGCCGGCACCGCCGAGCGGGTCGCGAGCTGGTCGGCCCGGCTCGCCGGGGTGGGCAGCCTGCGCGAGCTGCTGGAGGTCGGGCGGGCCCTGCACGAGGAGGAGCGGGCGCTGGGCAACGTCTCGTTCCTGGCCCAGATGCTGGCCGGCGCACAGAGCGACGAGCGGCTCGCCGCACCGACCGCCGACGCGCTCCAGCTCTGGGTGGACGAGATCGAGGCCGTCCTGCGCCGGCTCCTGGCCGGATCGCCCTTCGCCGAGGTCGCCGACGTCGCCGGTCTCGCCCGCGCCGTGTCGGCCGCGTTCATCGGGCTGGAACTCTACGACGGGGTGGACAGCGCCGGCGCGGAGCGGGCGATGGCCGCGCTCGACCAGCTCGGCGTGCTCATCGAGGTCGTGGACGAACTCGGTCCCGTCACCCGGCAGATCCTGCAACGGCGGGTCAACAAGGCCGCCCGCCGGCCCTGACGTCCCGCACCGCCCGGTTCTGGGCACCGACACGGCGGAGAGCGGGACGGTTGCTCAGGCGGTGCCGACGCGGCGGTTCGAAAGATGCCGACGCGGCAGGTCAGGCGGCGGCGAGGATCTCGTCGCCGATGAGGGTGAGCTGGGTGGCGGCCAGCTCGGTGGCGGTCATGTAGTGGCGCAGCCACGAGCGCAGCCCGTCCGGGGTGCCGGTGGCGAAGGCTCCGGCCGAACCGACGTACTCGGGCTCCCGCTCCCGGTGCCCGACGTCCATCGCGACCAGTCCGCGCGGGTCGAAGCCGGTGGACAGAAGCACCAACCGGGCGGCGGCGCGGGCCACCACGCCGGACGGGCCGGCGAACGGCCGTAGCGCCAGCAGCTCCCCGTGCACCACGGCGGCGAGCAGCAGCGGTGGAACCTTGGTGCCCCCGGCGACCAGCCCGGCCAGGCCGTCCAGTCGGGCGCCGACCACCGGATCGGCCACCGGTCGTCCCAGCTCCGCCTCGGCCACGACGTCCCGGGCGGCGAGGACGTGCAACCTCGCCAGGACCTGCCGGGGCGCCCGCGACCAACGCTCGGTCAACCCGGGCAGCGCGCCGGCCACCCGCAGCGCCCCCTGGAGCACCGGGTCGGTGACCGTGCCGGCCCGGACCGCCTCACGCTCGTGGGCGTACCCCTCGAGGGCGGCGCTGGCCACCGCGGACCGCAGGCTCACCTCGGCGGCCACCTGGCCGCCGTGCCGGCGCAACGCACGGTGCCGCATCGCCTGGTCGACGTGGTCGCGGGCCCGCTCGACGGCGGGAGCGATGTCGGCGAGCGCGAGGAGCGGGGCGAGCGGATCGGAGGTCACCCCGTCACGCTAGCGACCGGTCAGGACCGGCGGTACGCGACGCTCCCCCATCCCCCTGTCACCGCCATCGCACGCGTCCACCCGCTGGAGGCGGTCGTGCCACGCAGCACGCCGCTGAGGTGGTTGCAGGGGACCCTTCCTCGGCAAAAAGCGGTAGGAGGGGTCCCCTGCTACCACGCACGCCCCTCCCCGGCACCGGTGAGCGCGCGCGGCGGGCCGCTGGGCGCGTCGGACCGACGATCGTGGTCGCGGCGGCTGGCCGACGAAGTTAACCTCTCTGCAACGAGACGCAGGTCATCCGAGCAACGAGGAGTCACGCCCATGAGCGAGGCCTTGGCCAATTTGCTGAACGAGACGCGGCAGTTCCCGCCGCCGGCCGCGCTCGCCGCGAACGCCAACGTCAAGGCCGACGCGTACGCCGAGGCGGAAGCCGACCGGCTGGGTTTCTGGGAGCGGCAGGCCCAGCGGCTGACCTGGACGAAGCAGTGGGACCAGGTGCTCGACTGGTCCAACCCACCGTTCGCGAAGTGGTTCGTCGGCGGCCAGTTGAACGTGGCGTACAACTGCCTGGACCGGCACGTGGAGGCCGGGCTCGGTGACCGGGTCGCCATCCACTGGGAGGGCGAGCCGGGCGACACCCGCACCATCACCTACGCCGAGCTGCACAAACTCACCTGCCAGGCGGCGAACGCGCTGACCGACCTGGGTGTGGTGGCCGGTGACCGGGTGGCGATCTATCTGCCGATGGTGCCGGAGGCGGCGGTCGCCATGCTGGCCTGCGCCCGGATCGGGGCGACGCACAGCGTGGTCTTCGGCGGTTTCTCCGCCGACGCGCTGACCAACCGGATCCAGGACGCCAGCGCCAAGGTGGTGATCACCGCCGACGGTGGTTTCCGTCGGGGCAAGCCGTCGGCGTTGAAGCCGACCGTGGACGAGGCGCTGGCGAACTGCCCGTCGGTGGAGCACGTGCTGGTG encodes:
- a CDS encoding TetR/AcrR family transcriptional regulator; the encoded protein is MAGVSARTIAAAAGVNQALVFYHFGSVDELLSAACRAGTAERVASWSARLAGVGSLRELLEVGRALHEEERALGNVSFLAQMLAGAQSDERLAAPTADALQLWVDEIEAVLRRLLAGSPFAEVADVAGLARAVSAAFIGLELYDGVDSAGAERAMAALDQLGVLIEVVDELGPVTRQILQRRVNKAARRP
- a CDS encoding oxidoreductase — translated: MTSDPLAPLLALADIAPAVERARDHVDQAMRHRALRRHGGQVAAEVSLRSAVASAALEGYAHEREAVRAGTVTDPVLQGALRVAGALPGLTERWSRAPRQVLARLHVLAARDVVAEAELGRPVADPVVGARLDGLAGLVAGGTKVPPLLLAAVVHGELLALRPFAGPSGVVARAAARLVLLSTGFDPRGLVAMDVGHREREPEYVGSAGAFATGTPDGLRSWLRHYMTATELAATQLTLIGDEILAAA